Below is a genomic region from Oryzias melastigma strain HK-1 linkage group LG7, ASM292280v2, whole genome shotgun sequence.
CAATCAGGTTGATTCTAGAATATATTTATGTTGATGCTCGTGTAGGGTTAGCTTGTAACTTTTTccattgttcccagtggtcttttttgaggcattttctgcagaatggcaggagttcatcagaaatttgttgcataaaataaTCACTTATTTCAtcaaggctttttgattttgtcaggAACCTTGATTTcaacaaaattttaatttttattcttgaATACTCTGAATAAAATGAGGTATTTTCTGGTGTTAGGGTCGATTTTGAcctggttgaaaaaaataactttctaaAGCAATAATTGGAGccaaaattaaaatctttaatggATTTCAGCCAACACACTGACAGCCACCTCCTCTCTCAGTCATGTGATATTCAGGGAAAACTCATTTGTAgatgcaaaaaaagcaaaataaacaaactcagGCACATCCAGACACAAACTTTACACTGATTTAGctttttaatacttttgaaAGATTCTGTTGGTTGTTTGTATTCCAATGTGTGGATGAATTTGGATTAAAATGCTATTCCTGacagaaaatatgtaaatatttctgCATGTTCTTGAAGAGAATATGTatgggtcaaaactgacccattACATGACAGACGTTTCTagagttcattttaaaatgaaaaaaatagatcaagtaaaaataatttcagataaTTGTTAAAGACCTCTGTAAAAAATTCAAGTAACACAATGATCTTTGCGTTATTCATATGATTCTCTTgaagttttgtttctgtttttggtaAAATCTAGAGgcacacttatttttttaaaggcccagagacccacagaaaaaaataataaatccaaCATTTCCACATAAAAACAAGGAAGCCTAATAAGATTACCAAGAGATGACAAAAAATTGGATGATAGGTTATTGTTTTTAGTAtagtttaaagctgaaaaagacACAGGTtgaaactagggctgggaatcactgggtacctcacgatacgatacgatacgcgatacatggctcacgatatcgataatatcgcgatactgcgataattggtaaaaatcctctctaataactaccattatatagaacatgtttttgaggggaaatatatccccatttatgttttttaccttaaacacaatcatactaaacaaattttcttattttgtgcaacaaattatagacccTTTTAtgcaaaattgctgaaatcagtaaaactatgtctttgacaaacattgacaacaactgaattggaattatctgtcagattcaatgttaacaacagtaaacatgatcagcagtgacactacttagtgcagaattgttgtaaacagaacaaatattaaataagtcaagtagtgacagctatctacctccaaaagaacgtcacaccaaaggatgatgaatataatgttttacaatctctctcaaaattgacctaattttttgtgcactttcccctcacttgaaaagggctgagcatccaaaaataaaggctgatttactcacactgttacttgagattatttttccaatttttatcatttttccatttggtcagtcagcagtcaataggtaaaatccttaaaacacacataataatggcaataaatataattttaagtgcttcaattaattagcattctccctaattttacagtgaattaatgtactttagtttaattacatttaaatttaacttcatacatcaaatcctacttttttatttaagaattactttaaaattaacattagcaacaagtaattacattgtttgaaaacgtcacattataaatttatcaaagttacaccgtacagcagcaggttaaacattgaagtgcatgaaagcgaaaattccgacgctccttgaagcgtacacagacaactgcgtagcacgcgctcagttcccacagcaaacaggaagtaagtgatcgctgtcattctagcgctcagacaaagtcagttcttaccgggtggatctcctacagatggatgataaatgctgacaggtagacatgcttcacacacgcgctacagagcctgtatctcaccggtgcttctcccgaatgagcgcgtgcatcgctattaaaagtccgacgcagcgtgcgcccatagttccggcgcgtgactcagacgctcagcgctacagcctctttaaatgaaaatataatatcgatacttggtgagaacccatcgagaatcgatcgcaggactaaatatcgcgatatatcgcaatatcgatattttggcacacccctagttgaAACTGACCTGTTAACAGTGTGGATAGTAACAAAAGATGAAGCTTAAAGGAAACTCTTGTATTTGTctttaatgtcatttaaataaagattaaaacaaggTGAAATgccataaagtaaaaaaaactaagatttttgtttaattattacCTATAAATGTTGTTGAAAAGGGGCGGTAGACCCAAAATACAGAAAACCAGGCTTGTAGAAGAACTTAAAGCTTtactaataaatatgaactttaCAAGAGCGACTAAACttcagcatgaaaaaaaaaactgcaaaatacatgaaaattgAGGAAATACAACAGGTGAAAATTGACAATGTAATAGTAGGACTTAAAAAAACGTAAGgtaaaactgatggaaaacaccTGTGGATGATTAGCAAATGAAACTCGATGAGACTGTGGGAAAGTAACGGCTGAAAACGGAAGATGACTAAGACAAGTAAAAAGGAAACTATCACAAAAACTAATTTTCCTTAACTaacaataactttaaataagaaacatagcatttaaaaaatcttaagtaGGAggcaaataaaactaaaacaactgAATACAAAAGATACTCCAAAGTGAATTCATACTTTTCTTTCTATTTAGTGGTTGAGTCCAATCAAGGCAACTTATTCCAGCTGAGACCCTTTTGTTGTTGGccaggctccgcccacagcaGCTTCCAGGAACAGGTGACTTCACTGTGCCATCAcaacatctaaaaaataaaaccttacaCATCACCAGCCCAAGAAAGTGGGAGTCGCCCCAAAGATGCTAAAAGAcgcaaaaagttttattttttcaccttACTGTTAAAAGATACCAAAGGGTTTCATAAACCAAATTCTACAAACTATACATTTTTAGTATCTCAAGTTCCTCTGTGTCTCATCTGTAACATGTCAGATGTTTCACCTGTCAgctctaaaaatgtaaagaaaattttaaGAAGACATCTATAAAAGtttttgattggtttatttttttaaaaacctaaatctTAAGTtcgttttcagatttttttgtataaaaaacttaaaacgaGGCACATTTtatacgtttaaaaaaaaaattaaaataaacgcaCAATGCTGACCTTTgacacactttttaaatcaaatataacttatattatttttatttttatcaacatCGTTGAACAAGTTCAAAAAGTGCTGAGGAAAGAGCATGACAACTTAAAACATCTATGAAACAAATGTGATGATGGGTTGCATTATAATAACAAACGATTATTCAAgaaatgtaactaaaaaaataaataaattataaaatcatATCCTGGATTTGAATGACCAGAATCCACCTCATCACTTTAGTCACACGATTCTTTTTCAAGAGCAAGAATCTCTCAATGACAGGAAAAGTGATGATTTTACATTCGTATAGATGTCATTTAAAAGTAAAGGAAGATTTCAATATGAAGGTTTTACATCACAGAGTGCATGCATTTCCTCAGTTAAACCACTTGGAGGTGTGCTTTATCTgcaaattttattcttttgttttttttaacaattgtatTGGTTATTTAACTTATAGGTTGGAAAAGAGCAGCGGTATTTGTCCATCATGTCCAGATCCAATCTCACTTGTGTTTCAAAGATTTACTGTCAAACtcaaaaccaaaaccaaacagCAACATTTCTTTAGAAAGGTGTCAACTGTTGTGTCTCATCCCCCCACCCACTTTACATAGCACACAGCAAACAGACATTTTCCGAGCCAGGAGAAGCTGAGACCATGCCTCAGGTGATACTGCTGATCTGCGTGAGTTCTGATCAAATTAAACATACAATAACAGGCGTCACTTATTCCACACACAATCCTAACTTTCCACTGCTTTCCAGCTCTGTCAGCTGCTGCTGGTGCGGTACGCAGCGCAGATTCTTCAAATTGATGCAGTTTGCAACAAAACTGCGACTCTGCCATGTCCTTTTATCAAGCAGCACACGGACTTTCTGTCATTGAATTGGTACAAGGTCAGTATCTCCATCACTGCTCGTCTCAGTTGATCTCACAGAGGAGAAGAAAACAGCTTCTCCTTCTTGACAGGTGGAGACCGacggcaacaaaaatggcattATTAGGAAAAGCGATGGTGGAGTGCAGGCTTTTGAGTACAAACGGAAAGCCAGTTTTGGAGAGAATCACTCCCTGCTGCTGCCCAATGTCAATGAGTCTGATGCAGGCATGTATTCGTGCGACTTGAGTGCAAACGTTGGAGGCCAAAACAAGGAAGAAAAAGTAGAACTCACAggtaagtttttaattttattttttaagacaggTTACAGCATTTATTAATACAATATCTAAAAATGCGATATATAAGATTTTTGCCTTTTAGGCTTATTTCCATCGTTAGTCTCTATAGAAAAGGTTGATGGTCCCTCagtaaaaagataaatttaatCAATATAGAAAGGATAACAAAAGTCAGACAACAACAGATACAGAAACGACACATACATACACATGACACAGCTGGAAGGTACGGAGCTCTGaacatgactttaaaaaatatataatagttTCTGCCAATTCATATTTTGTGGCCATGAATTACTATGTCGTGCGctcaaattatttaattatcttAAACTGCTAAtataatttgtggccacaaaatatgaattaatgcccaaaaaatgatattttttgttcaaaatgttcatttgtgcaAAATACTAATTGCTATCACTAAATTTAATttgtgtgtattggcaagagtctggcgacatctccatatatatatatgatacatattgtgatTTAAGCTATCcaaagactgtaccagaacattttttcactattttctaaaatgaattttaattaattattttcattttttatttttgaacaagaacaacagcaaacaaacaaataagcaaagcaaaacaaaaacaaaaaataaataaataaaaagaaacaatgcaaatgcaaattttatgtaatgatcacaacattaagctcTGCAGGTATGTCTCATATTCAAGTTGTTTTTTACCCACatggggcttttattttggtaaaataagaaatgaggaaattaaatgctgtttatttccaacattgctAAATGTAGCTTCCTTAGTACTTTTGAACGTTTCAGGAGCCTGCTTGGACgggtgcttcaaaaataaaggaaacatttaagTGTGATGAAGCAGAGTGACAGGATGAATGACAGGACTTGAAATGTGgctaagatgctttatttacatgTCAGTCTGACTGCAGCGCTGCAGCTCGGCTTCTCACACGCTACAGTAAACACGGATTTCCCCGCTCATTGCCACAACGACGATCTTTTTTCAGAGCATTGTACACATCACTCTGATACAACAGGTGGCTGAGCTACAATCTactgctgtgaagttcagcagaacaattggttttactttctttttttgttatttgaaagTCATGTCCAGAGCTTTTAGAAGAAAAGCACCCCTATAGTAAAATTTCAAGCAAAGCTCCCGACCCAGAGacatgtattttttctatttagttaaaaaaaaagcctagagCCACTTCAAAGGGCAGGAAATCCAAACATAAACTTTATGTATATTTTCCCAAGTGTCATAACAAATCTACACTAATCCTTCATGAAACAAATGCTATAAAATGGTGGTGTTTTGAATCATTTGGAGAAAGCTTATGGTGCTTatattgttttcatgtttgtttctgtgtatttcagttattttacttacttacttatttTATCAGTGTGTAGGACTGAAGTGCAATTGCAATTAACGACAGTGGTTAACCTTCCGAGAAGCAACCAGACAAGCCAGGACTGCAATGAAGTGCATCTGTCAGAAACCTGGAGCTTTCTGGGCTTTGGAGCCGTGGCTGCAGTCAAAATCCTTCTGTCTATAATCACCATTAAGGTAAGCATGGCTTCTTATTCACATATGCAGAAAGTATGTGGGTGTTTTTGTGAactatgggaaaaaaatagtacaaGGATATTTAAATATGCAACACATTGTCTAAGTTTAAGGAAGTCAGAATAGttatttgaatatatataatttagctggctagaaaatacatttgaaattctatattattaaaaatcagTACCATCTACC
It encodes:
- the LOC118598959 gene encoding uncharacterized protein LOC118598959 isoform X2, yielding MPQLCQLLLVRYAAQILQIDAVCNKTATLPCPFIKQHTDFLSLNWYKVETDGNKNGIIRKSDGGVQAFEYKRKASFGENHSLLLPNVNESDAGMYSCDLSANVGGQNKEEKVELTVCRTEVQLQLTTVVNLPRSNQTSQDCNEVHLSETWSFLGFGAVAAVKILLSIITIKVIRSRCLRRRRSDRFK
- the LOC118598959 gene encoding uncharacterized protein LOC118598959 isoform X1, whose product is MPQVILLICLCQLLLVRYAAQILQIDAVCNKTATLPCPFIKQHTDFLSLNWYKVETDGNKNGIIRKSDGGVQAFEYKRKASFGENHSLLLPNVNESDAGMYSCDLSANVGGQNKEEKVELTVCRTEVQLQLTTVVNLPRSNQTSQDCNEVHLSETWSFLGFGAVAAVKILLSIITIKVIRSRCLRRRRSDRFK